A stretch of Candidatus Vicinibacter affinis DNA encodes these proteins:
- a CDS encoding thrombospondin type 3 repeat-containing protein: MLARTIDVFGNTINYEYVKNTSASGPEAGGINLYLSKIYYTGTNGSNGNYNVEFLRGGEGSYSRKDITINNKYGFKMSDDQLLTKIKVNHNTDLVRSYKLDYQSGKFYKTLLVKISEYDSQDSLFYGHDLEYYNDIDGCNPFDENEETIELPLKPIDSCGNVDTDKDGWFDLCDNSPLIYNPLQELIDTSKCGDIDSDGDGFRDNCDNCPYTSNPTQLDTDGDGIGDACDNCVNIWNHSQSDRDKDGIGDACDNCPNYKSTSGNQNADNLDIDGDGLGAACDNCPNVSNPDQSDSDQDGLGDACDNCPYKENPDQYDGDGDGIGFYCDNCPYLYNPAQGYECEECVSMTFRWGAHEGFTIKYYDCDSVLQTISIYSPYTADTIGPFCGYLQSVYDHSIISDYNNFTIIVDSICSSSESFKKGNGGSALKNRKNSTNISTNAILDNQVKSNSTVSENLNRYVLISEQPNRLSPSNDPNIMMSGSECILNSNTLRNFNLLEYNPNSSALGSSVSYSVNIGLGVGFGVGCKILKKVEKYHLM; the protein is encoded by the coding sequence ATGCTAGCGAGAACAATTGATGTGTTTGGGAATACAATTAATTATGAATATGTCAAAAATACAAGCGCTTCAGGGCCTGAAGCTGGTGGAATTAATCTTTATCTGAGTAAGATATACTATACTGGAACAAATGGGAGTAATGGAAATTATAATGTTGAATTCCTAAGAGGCGGAGAAGGTTCTTATTCAAGAAAAGACATCACAATAAATAATAAATATGGATTTAAAATGTCAGATGATCAATTATTAACTAAAATAAAAGTTAATCATAATACTGATTTAGTACGGTCCTACAAATTGGATTACCAATCTGGAAAATTTTATAAAACTTTACTAGTTAAAATATCTGAATATGATTCTCAAGATAGTTTATTTTATGGTCATGATTTAGAATATTACAATGACATTGATGGGTGTAATCCATTTGATGAAAATGAAGAAACTATAGAATTACCTTTAAAACCTATTGATTCATGCGGCAATGTAGATACAGATAAGGATGGATGGTTTGATTTATGTGACAATAGTCCACTAATTTATAATCCACTCCAAGAACTAATTGATACAAGTAAATGTGGTGATATTGATTCTGATGGGGATGGCTTTAGAGATAATTGCGATAATTGTCCTTATACTTCGAATCCCACTCAGCTAGATACAGATGGAGATGGCATTGGAGATGCTTGTGATAATTGCGTTAATATATGGAATCATAGTCAAAGTGATCGTGATAAAGATGGCATAGGCGATGCATGCGATAATTGTCCAAATTACAAAAGCACTTCAGGAAATCAAAATGCTGATAATTTAGATATAGATGGTGATGGACTAGGCGCTGCATGTGATAATTGTCCAAATGTGTCTAATCCGGATCAGAGCGATTCAGATCAAGATGGTCTTGGTGATGCATGTGATAATTGCCCATATAAGGAAAATCCTGATCAATATGATGGAGATGGAGATGGGATAGGTTTTTATTGTGATAATTGTCCTTACCTTTATAATCCGGCCCAAGGGTATGAGTGTGAAGAATGTGTATCGATGACTTTTAGGTGGGGAGCACATGAAGGATTCACAATTAAATATTATGATTGTGATAGTGTACTACAGACAATAAGTATATACTCTCCTTATACCGCCGATACTATAGGACCATTTTGTGGATATTTACAAAGCGTATATGATCATTCCATCATTTCCGACTATAATAACTTTACCATTATAGTAGATTCGATATGTAGTAGTAGCGAATCTTTTAAAAAAGGAAACGGTGGATCTGCATTAAAAAATAGAAAAAATAGTACTAACATTTCTACCAATGCCATCCTGGACAATCAAGTAAAATCTAACAGTACAGTTAGTGAAAACCTTAACAGATATGTACTAATATCAGAACAACCAAACCGACTATCGCCTTCCAATGACCCTAATATTATGATGTCGGGTTCTGAATGCATACTCAATTCAAATACGCTTAGAAATTTCAATTTACTGGAATATAATCCAAACTCATCTGCTTTAGGATCTAGTGTCAGCTATTCCGTTAATATTGGATTGGGTGTGGGTTTTGGAGTAGGCTGCAAAATATTGAAAAAGGTGGAAAAATATCACTTGATGTAA